The following coding sequences are from one Rhipicephalus microplus isolate Deutch F79 chromosome 3, USDA_Rmic, whole genome shotgun sequence window:
- the LOC142802655 gene encoding uncharacterized protein LOC142802655, whose amino-acid sequence MRHIRKHTGERPFSCIHCNASFMYRTSLSKHILKHTGERPFFCVHCNASFLQKSHLVRHMRKHTGERPFSCVRCNASFAEKKDLTRHMLKHTGERPFSCVHCNASFLQKSHLVRHVRKHTGERPFSCVHCSASFAEKRDLTRHARKHIGEYPFSCIHCNASFKNSLMRHIRKHTGERPFSCIHCNASFMYRTSLSKHILKHTGERPFFCVHCNASFLQKSHLVRHMRKHTGERPFSCVRCSASFAEKRDLTRHARKHIGEKAIL is encoded by the exons ATGAGGCACATCCGCAAGCACactggagagcgtccattttcctgtatccactgcaatgcttcttttaTGTACAGAACTTCCCTTTCGAAGCACATCCTCAAGCACACTGGAGAGCGACCATTTttctgtgtccactgcaatgcgtcCTTTCTGCAGAAAAGCCATCTTGTAAGACACATGCgaaagcacacaggagagcgtccattttcctgtgtccgctgcaatgcatcttttgcagaaaaaaaggaCCTCACAAGACACATGCTaaagcacacaggagagcgtccattttcctgtgtccactgcaatgcgtcCTTTCTGCAGAAAAGCCATCTTGTAAGACACGTGCgaaagcacacaggagagcgtccattttcctgtgtccactgcagtgCATCTTTTGCAGAAAAAAGGGACCTCACAAGACACGCGCGAAAGCACATAGGAGAGTATCCATTTTCCTGTAtccactgcaatgcttctttt AAAAACTCCCTCATGAGGCACATCCGCAAGCACactggagagcgtccattttcctgtatccactgcaatgcttcttttaTGTACAGAACTTCCCTTTCGAAGCACATCCTCAAGCACACTGGAGAGCGACCATTTttctgtgtccactgcaatgcgtcCTTTCTGCAGAAAAGCCATCTTGTAAGACACATGCgaaagcacacaggagagcgtccattttcctgtgtccgCTGCAGTGCATCTTTTGCAGAAAAAAGGGACCTCACAAGACACGCGCGAAAGCACATAGGAGA AAAAGCCATCTTGTAA
- the LOC142803435 gene encoding uncharacterized protein LOC142803435 translates to MCCCVYPIYASCIFLQRKHLLQIGGRGLREIAVNAMKAVLAHDEQVLYSLHGRKGKRAFVNLRLCRLVTDVICQKAGCDQAEALNFIKRWLPGSGDRCGGRKRRFREAFVVEQPDDPHSQSADYRLLAAAGFLPSHSSQGLDSTTATVPPTQPDLQ, encoded by the exons atgtgctgttgcgtttaccccatctatgcttcttgcatttttttacagcgcaagcacctcctgcagattgggggacgtggcctccgagaaattgctgtgaatgccatgaaggctgtattggcacatgacgagcaagtgctgtacagccttcatggcagaaaagggaaaagggcctttgtgaacctgaggctctgtagattagtgacag atgtcatctgccaaaaagcagggtgcgaccaggcggaggccctcaactttatcaagaggtggctgccagggtctggtgatcgctgtggaggcaggaagcggcgcttcagagaagcatttgttgtggagcagcccgatgatccccattctcagagtgcagattatcggctgctcgcggcagctggcttcctgcccagccacagcagccagggccttgacagcaccactgccactgtgcccccaacgcaacctgacctgcagtag
- the LOC142802654 gene encoding uncharacterized protein LOC142802654 — MLGERTGAAPGKLRKFEDRLGDGDRDCRRSGMRCYERTSVSKHIRTHTGERPFSCVHCNASFVQKNSLMRHIRKHTGERPFSCIHCNASFITSVSKHIRTHTGERPFSCVHCNASFVQKNSLMRHIRKHTGERPFSCIHCNASFIKTPS; from the exons ATGCTTGGCGAGCGCACCGGTGCCGCCCCTGGGAAGCTGCGAAAATTTGAAGATCGCCTTGGAGATGGGGACCgcgactgccgccgcagtggcatgcgctgctatGAGAG AACTTCCGTTTCGAAGCACATCCGCacgcacacaggagagcgtccattttcctgtgtccactgcaatgcttcttttgtACAGAAAAACTCCCTCATGAGGCACATCCGCAAGCACactggagagcgtccattttcctgcatccactgcaatgcttcttttaT AACTTCCGTTTCGAAGCACATCCGCacgcacacaggagagcgtccattttcctgtgtccactgcaatgcttcttttgtACAGAAAAACTCCCTCATGAGGCACATCCGCAAGCACactggagagcgtccattttcctgcatccactgcaatgcttcttttaT AAAAACTCCCTCATGA